Part of the Oncorhynchus mykiss isolate Arlee chromosome 12, USDA_OmykA_1.1, whole genome shotgun sequence genome, CACTGGCTTGTGATAGCCTACATAAAATAGccaatatttctgtttttttagcAGGCCTACAGTAAACAAGAACCCGAGATCCTGTATTTTATGATAATTAACCTTAACTGAACGCAATGTCCTTTCAGTTTTGCCCCACTATCAATCTCAAGACCCAAACAGTCATTTGACTGACGTTTCAATAGAAGTGTGCAGCAGATGAACATGCATAGAGGAGCATCAATGTGACAGTCAATGCAGAGTAGTAGTAGGCCAGGCTACAGTAAACAGACGGAGTAGGAGTGGGCATAATACTCCATCCAGCAAGCAGCATAGGCTGGCTATAGGGACCAGTGCAGGCGTCAGTCGCCGCATGTGCCAGTCTGTGTGTGCTCGCAGACGTGGGAAAAGGTTGATTTATAGAAATAACACATGTTCAAATTAGCTCGCTTTTTCTGAACGCACGCGCGTTGGATGCTTCACTATATGGAAACGATGAGAAGGAAAATAGTAATGTGGCTATAATAAATGAATAACCTGCTCGTTTTAGTGGGGGTGATTTTAAGCAAGCAAAACAAGAGACCTGCCTAGTAATGGAGAACGAGGCTGCGGAGCTGCTACAGCAGCAGCAGAGCTACGAGGACGTTCGGAAAAGCGGGTATCTCCGCAAGCAGAAATCTATGCACCGGCGATTCTTCGTTTTGAGGGATGCCACGGAACAGGGCCCTGCCCGTCTAGAATATTATGAGAATGAGAAGAAATTCCAAAGCAAGTCACCTGTCCCGAAAAAAGCGCTGAATCTGGAGACTTGCTTCAACATCAACAAGCGGGCGGATTCCAAGAACAAGCACATGATAGTGATGTATACCCGCGGGGAGAGCTTTGCCATTGCCGCAGACAGCGAGGAGGTGCAGAATGAATGGTACCAGGCCATGCTGGACCTTCAGTGGAAATGTAAGCCATAGTACAAGGGTTTACTATACATGCTCAATTTTCCCCTTGTGCGTTTAGTCTGCATGGGCCAATGTTGGTCTAGCCATTCTGGATTGACATCCATTTGACATTTACATCTGTAACGCGACATCATGTTAAGGTATCCTTTATAGCCCATCACACGTGTGATGCTCtttgtagtgtgtatatatatatatatatatatatatatatatatatatatatatatatatatagtacattgAATACAGAATATTGCTATTATAAATCAAGATATGAGCAGGTGCATAGCAGTTCAAATGGGGTGGTGGACCACTGCTGCACGCGCACTGTCTCAGCAGTATAATAAccataataataatgtttttcaTCATTTACATTTTCCTGCATGTTACCCTACAACATTATTGCAAACGTGCATGAACCAGCATATGGAATTGTTGTATTCTTATTTGCGACCAAATAGGCTGCAGGACGCCATCATTCATAGCGCATAGTCTAGGCTACTGCAGAGGATGCAGCCGAGTAGTCCgctgtatgtttttatttttctacACAAAATTCTGCACGTCGTGCGCATAACCTACATTTCTGTGCTATGGCGTTGGCTGGCATGGGGGAGAGCCGCAGCATCTCCGTGTTTTCATTTGGAAACGGGTTTCTATTCGTTTCCGTCGTGTTTAAAGTAGGTTGTTATGCTGTGACACTAACTCCCACTGCTATCGTTTCAGTAGTAAtatgatataaaaaaaatataataatgatTGTAATAATGTGTAATAATCATTTCCTCAACATTACGTTTGTCTTTATTGTAAGGGCGTAGATATTGTATTTTCTATTTATATAGGCATATGCATTTGGGTCGTTCCACTAATTGAGTACCTTTTAAGTAGTGTAACTTGGTCCCAAAAACGTttgatttcacctaattttaacatcGTCAaggagcacatgttcaacttaataagAAACGTTTtttccatctcaagaggttaaataaaaaaaagactaTATTAAttgcctattaagtgccaaacAAATCAACAgtgttgactgtaacagggtgtCAATTAAAAACGCAAAATGCACTCATTTCGTTGAACAACCCAATTTAAgatacactatagagaacaagGCTACACTAACACATATGTTGGTTTCTTGAGTGGAGCATGAATGTTGCTAGATGAAACATATCTGGAGTTACAATGTTGATGGTCAGTAATAACATTGTAATTAGAGTATTGACACCTTGTAGGTTATAAAGATTGATCATTTTCATGACTATAAACAGTTTTTATTGCACCAACCCAATAATGTTAAAGAAATGGTTTTGAAAAATATGCCTTATTCAAACAATATTAACTGTCACTCCACCACATGCTCTTAACCATCATGCAGGGTTTTTGTTAGATGAATCTGTCTTCAAAAATAGTGTTTTATGAATGCGTTCATGCAACAACACCTGCCTGCGTGAATAATGGGGCTAGTaatgtgtctctcacatggacaGCGATTTTTAAGCCAGTTAAGATGCGGCGTTCCTAAATGTGCAGTATGTGCTACAACTGACGTTCCTTCTGACCTTGACACTATAGGAATATTGTATACAATATTTTGGTCTCCTGTCTGTCAACCGTCGtaatgttctgtctctctgtgtgtgtctctctctgtctctacactgtAAATCTCTTTGCATAGTTTTTTGTCTTGCTGTGTATTGATATGTGTCTTTGTTGTGATTCTCTGCAGGTAAAAGCCCAGAGAATTGTGGCAGTGGTGGGGAGTGTGGactcccctctcctccaggcCCAGCTTTTAAGGAGGTGTGGCAGGTCAAGGTGTGGCCTAAAGGGCTTGGCCAGGCCAGAAACCTAGTGGGCATCTACCGGCTGTGCCTGACCGACAAGACGGTCAACTTCGTCAAGCTCAACTCTGACATGGCCACCGTGGTCCTACAGCTGATGAATGTGCGTCGCTGCGGCCACTCTGAGAACTTCTTCTTCATCGAAGTGGGCCGCTCGGCCATGACGGGGCCTGGGGAGTTCTGGATGCAGGTGGAGGACTCGGTGGTGGCCCAGAACATGCATGAGACCCTGCTGGAGGCCATGAAGGCTCTGAGCGAGGAGTTCCGCCAGCGCAGTAAGTCCCAGTCTGTGGGAGCTACAGCTGGAGGTGGCACCGCCTCCAACCCCATCAGTGTCCCCACCCGCCGCCACCACCCCAACCTACCCCCCAGCCAGGTGGGCTTCGGCAGACGATCCCGGACCGAGACCCCTGGAGCAGGTGGGGCCAGCTGCACCAGCACTTCACCCACACCACGCAACGGATTCCCCAGGGCGCGTACAGCCAGCATcgggggaaggatggaggagggtggaggtggaCCCAGGGGGGCATGGGCAAGTTCCAGTCCCAGCCTGAATGGATCCTGTTCCACTACACCCACCCTGAGACCCAAGCCCACCAGAGCTCCAACCCCAGCTAAGATCACTCTCAGCCTGGCCCGCTACACCCCCAACCCAGCCCCCTCCCCAGCCCCAagcctctcctccagctctggTCATGGCTCAGAGTGTGGACTAGTTGGAGGGGCAATGGGAAATGTAGCCATTTCCTCTTACACCCGTGTCCCTCAAAGAGTCTCTGTGTCGGGCTCCCCTAGTGACTATGGCTCCTCAGACGAGTATGGCTCCAGCCCTGGAGAGCACTCCCTGCTTGTCCCCAGTCTGCCAGCAGGGTCCCATGGGGGGATGGGACACCATGCTCATGGAGAGAGCTCTTCCAGCTACATAGTGatgggccagagagagagcctCCCTGGGTCCAATCAGCGTCCTCAGGGCCGCAGGATGCTGCGGCGCTCCTCCAGCAGGGAGTGTGAGGCAGAGCGCAGACTCCTCAGCAAGAGGGCCTCCCTGCCCCTGGCTGCCCACGAACGCCTGGCCCCTCgtaggaaggaggaagaggatgaggatgaagagtACACTGTCATGTCGCAGAGTATTAGCAGGGATGCCTTTGTGTCACAACGTGGATCAGGGGGCTCGGCAGCAGGGGGCTCGGCAGTGGCAGTCGTGGTTGGGGAGACCCGGGCGAGGGCTGATGGGGTCcgaggagaggtgggaggaggaggaggggcaccAGTGGACAGTGGCTACATGGCCATGTTACCCAGAGTGACAGCttctcctgtttccctctctctatctgtggcCGTGTCTGACGTCGGTGCCAAACCTGGGGCTGATGATGAGTACATGGCCATGACTCCCAACAATAGTGTGTCTCCCCCCCAGCacatctgcctgcctgtctcagaGGGCTACATGGTCATGTCCCCCAATAGCAGCTGCTCCCCAGACTTGCATGGAATGGCCATGTGGGGGAGCAGGGGCAGCATGGAGAGCCGAGCTGGCAGTGACTACATGAACATGTCTCCTATCAGCATCCGCTCAGCTTGCAGCACACCACCCTCCCAACCTGAACAGAACCAGTTACAACCCAAGATGGTCTACTCCTACTTCTCTCTGCCACGGtcctacaaacacacactctctacacgcTTCGAAGATGACTTAGATCAAGGGAAAAGAAAGGAGGGGGGTCATCATGACCATGACGGTCCTGGAAATCGGGGTGGACAAGTGGGCTACAGCAAGAGGGACACAGCCACAGTTGGCCCTGCAGGAGGCTGtcaactctccctctcctcttcctccttctcttccagCTCAGCTAGCAGTGAGAGCCTGGATGATAGGCCAAAATCAGTGGCAACAGGGGGAGGGCTACGACTAACAAGAACAGGGACAGGGTTCAGGAATGGCGGATTCAGGAATGGGGGAGCACGCTCAAAGGACGGATCCTATCAGCAAAAACGTGCATCGCATGGCCCAGGGGGACAGCAGATGAAGCCTCGTCCCCTCAGTGTGTCGGTGGACATGTCTAAAGCTAACACTTTGCCAAGGGTTAAGGAGAATCTCCTTCCCACAGTGCCTCAGAGCCCTGGGGATTATGTCAGCATAGTGGTCAGGGGTGGTGACATGGGGTGCAGGAGAAGAGACCAGTGGGGGCCAGAGCATGGACTGTCAGTGACCCATGGAACCCAGAGGCCCCTGCACCGTCCAGCCCTCTGCCACAGTGGCTCCACCAACCTCCCCCGCAGCTTCTCTGTACCTCTGGCCACCTCCGCTGCCTCTGCTGAGTACGTC contains:
- the LOC110537392 gene encoding insulin receptor substrate 1-B — protein: MENEAAELLQQQQSYEDVRKSGYLRKQKSMHRRFFVLRDATEQGPARLEYYENEKKFQSKSPVPKKALNLETCFNINKRADSKNKHMIVMYTRGESFAIAADSEEVQNEWYQAMLDLQWKCKSPENCGSGGECGLPSPPGPAFKEVWQVKVWPKGLGQARNLVGIYRLCLTDKTVNFVKLNSDMATVVLQLMNVRRCGHSENFFFIEVGRSAMTGPGEFWMQVEDSVVAQNMHETLLEAMKALSEEFRQRSKSQSVGATAGGGTASNPISVPTRRHHPNLPPSQVGFGRRSRTETPGAGGASCTSTSPTPRNGFPRARTASIGGRMEEGGGGPRGAWASSSPSLNGSCSTTPTLRPKPTRAPTPAKITLSLARYTPNPAPSPAPSLSSSSGHGSECGLVGGAMGNVAISSYTRVPQRVSVSGSPSDYGSSDEYGSSPGEHSLLVPSLPAGSHGGMGHHAHGESSSSYIVMGQRESLPGSNQRPQGRRMLRRSSSRECEAERRLLSKRASLPLAAHERLAPRRKEEEDEDEEYTVMSQSISRDAFVSQRGSGGSAAGGSAVAVVVGETRARADGVRGEVGGGGGAPVDSGYMAMLPRVTASPVSLSLSVAVSDVGAKPGADDEYMAMTPNNSVSPPQHICLPVSEGYMVMSPNSSCSPDLHGMAMWGSRGSMESRAGSDYMNMSPISIRSACSTPPSQPEQNQLQPKMVYSYFSLPRSYKHTLSTRFEDDLDQGKRKEGGHHDHDGPGNRGGQVGYSKRDTATVGPAGGCQLSLSSSSFSSSSASSESLDDRPKSVATGGGLRLTRTGTGFRNGGFRNGGARSKDGSYQQKRASHGPGGQQMKPRPLSVSVDMSKANTLPRVKENLLPTVPQSPGDYVSIVVRGGDMGCRRRDQWGPEHGLSVTHGTQRPLHRPALCHSGSTNLPRSFSVPLATSAASAEYVNMDLGMGNSPCPSPRSPVKSPFSLPPAIAPKPRVLARSRPSPRAAEGNVGGHRAAVPTDLPTSYTDYTEMAFSVGSVPNPAALAMHAAQRSSMEQETGLVFPSEKSYSSPAQKQSSRLARDRVDRGDQLGRRRHRSETFIMTPPSLPFHLSSSGSLFLEIAQAASPHRHGGLEGGSPWENAQAAMSQCAIPAAPVAQASSSGSAEQGLNYIDLDLAIKDSSQAGLEGGATIPHNVFTSVHSGVVGGGMTGLGNNPGYASIDFCKSEELRAHHQSSRKDVKEC